A stretch of the Psychroserpens sp. Hel_I_66 genome encodes the following:
- a CDS encoding MORN repeat-containing protein, which yields MRTYSKLFFCIVCLTFFSTSAQVVDMINAPRNPIGYKHKKEHFNLKGDIYSSAEKIFDRDGKLLYNYGTRYYYNNQGKIIGNNYNDTFSYDNRGRIIMFMYHSGSKNTYAFNDKNLLTYETNTYGEDKTYVYDSQNRIIKTIVNRNDVFYQEIDYTYSKIGNTLIVSLQYTNQDRKPGSNFTYHYENGYIVKEILLSGTYTYKIEVDGKGNQVDFYETSKANPKHFDTQNRYYSDINKPTKIELGYFLSGTGDTATKITTAYLNGEKATDIVISKGVKPNEKVLYDGLTETYYSIPDVIEENHTIETRIAGNTVLSKGRPYMSYSYDGMFINYVYGQNSVKSREFSFLGPHMVDYRIEKNVGRTYVVKNYQNIKDQEVKEMNLFTTDTTSVLYTRELEKDNFFIVVKGKHIDYKKAKFEYLTNGDPVIFIDDKPMYVLLGFKTAKDDEIYEGKVYDNELETQKNSETTTSTTNGISDYKCVEGDCKEGWGRVTVNKIITDATFRNSAIDGLAYITYPNGSYYHGQYVNNRREGIGYYVWPNGNSYIGGWKDGKQHGLGYTSNKGGAITSGGLFEDGILISDYTEDFRAGKKNGNCIGNCTEGFGNYTYSNGDKYWGFFKENQRYGVGTYYWSNTSKYTGAYILGGKRSGYGIYTYVDGSIFKGLFIDDKINGLGQMTYNKTGHIAKGVFDNNGAKVKDY from the coding sequence ATGAGAACATATTCTAAACTTTTTTTCTGCATTGTATGTTTAACTTTTTTTAGTACCTCTGCTCAAGTTGTAGATATGATCAATGCTCCAAGAAACCCAATAGGTTACAAACATAAGAAAGAGCATTTTAATTTAAAGGGTGACATTTATAGTTCAGCAGAAAAGATTTTTGATAGAGATGGAAAACTGTTATATAATTATGGGACACGATATTATTACAACAACCAAGGAAAAATTATTGGAAATAATTACAATGATACGTTCTCATATGATAATCGTGGACGTATAATTATGTTTATGTACCATAGCGGAAGTAAAAACACATATGCTTTTAATGATAAAAACCTATTGACTTATGAAACCAATACCTATGGTGAAGATAAAACATATGTCTATGATTCACAAAACAGAATTATCAAAACGATCGTAAACCGTAATGATGTTTTTTACCAAGAAATTGATTATACATACAGCAAAATTGGAAACACGTTAATAGTTTCATTACAATATACCAATCAAGATCGCAAGCCAGGTTCTAATTTTACGTATCATTATGAAAATGGATATATTGTAAAAGAAATATTACTTTCAGGAACTTATACTTATAAAATTGAAGTAGATGGTAAAGGAAATCAGGTTGATTTTTATGAAACCAGTAAGGCTAATCCCAAACATTTTGATACTCAAAATCGTTATTACAGTGATATTAACAAACCAACAAAAATAGAACTGGGTTATTTCCTCTCAGGAACAGGAGATACAGCGACAAAAATTACTACTGCATACCTTAATGGAGAAAAAGCTACAGATATTGTAATTAGCAAAGGAGTTAAACCTAATGAAAAGGTGTTGTATGATGGGCTTACTGAAACCTACTATTCAATTCCAGATGTCATTGAAGAAAATCATACAATAGAAACGAGAATTGCGGGAAACACTGTGCTTTCTAAAGGAAGACCTTACATGAGTTATTCTTATGACGGGATGTTTATAAATTATGTATATGGTCAAAATAGCGTAAAGTCAAGAGAATTTTCATTTTTAGGACCACACATGGTTGATTATCGCATAGAGAAAAATGTAGGAAGAACATATGTTGTCAAGAACTACCAGAATATCAAAGACCAAGAAGTAAAAGAGATGAATTTATTTACAACAGATACTACTTCTGTATTGTATACTCGTGAGTTAGAAAAAGACAACTTTTTTATTGTGGTGAAAGGAAAACATATTGATTATAAAAAAGCAAAGTTTGAATATTTAACCAATGGAGATCCAGTTATTTTTATTGATGACAAACCAATGTATGTTTTGCTAGGTTTCAAAACCGCTAAAGACGATGAGATTTATGAGGGTAAGGTCTATGATAACGAATTAGAAACACAAAAAAATTCAGAAACAACAACATCAACTACAAATGGTATTTCTGACTATAAATGTGTAGAAGGCGACTGTAAAGAAGGTTGGGGACGTGTTACTGTAAATAAAATAATTACTGATGCAACTTTTAGAAATTCTGCTATTGACGGATTGGCATATATTACTTATCCAAATGGTTCTTACTATCATGGACAATACGTGAATAATCGTCGAGAAGGTATTGGTTATTATGTTTGGCCAAACGGAAACAGTTATATAGGTGGTTGGAAAGATGGAAAGCAACACGGTTTAGGTTACACTTCCAATAAAGGAGGAGCCATTACATCTGGTGGGCTTTTTGAAGATGGAATTTTAATTTCTGATTATACGGAAGACTTTAGAGCTGGAAAAAAGAATGGAAATTGTATAGGAAATTGTACCGAAGGATTTGGAAATTACACCTACAGCAATGGTGATAAATATTGGGGTTTCTTCAAAGAAAATCAACGCTATGGTGTAGGTACTTACTATTGGAGTAATACTAGCAAATATACTGGAGCTTACATCTTAGGAGGTAAACGTAGTGGCTATGGTATTTACACTTATGTAGATGGTTCTATTTTTAAAGGACTATTTATTGACGATAAAATCAATGGTCTTGGTCAAATGACCTATAATAAAACAGGTCATATTGCAAAAGGCGTATTTGATAACAATGGCGCAAAAGTAAAAGATTATTAA
- a CDS encoding DUF6498-containing protein, producing the protein MVKEEKSKLAEYLSLFALITLTVIAIANKNISVFYIIYLFWWDELIKSIFDIFRFWFKKDQINDTKVYFSNMSGRFFFLMIYFVFILVFFGFMIDFKDYDLAGLNFEVLFFMNPLFNFSLASFLMREIYLYKFNDIELKPHHVLSRGIITLHLSIILGIFLWALITMKFQSLEAYATLFSIVPFLLFKIFFEIQEIKFNHKLRQKSNY; encoded by the coding sequence ATGGTTAAAGAAGAAAAAAGCAAGTTAGCAGAGTATTTATCATTATTTGCTCTAATAACTTTAACCGTTATAGCTATAGCTAATAAAAACATTAGTGTTTTTTATATTATCTATTTATTTTGGTGGGATGAGTTAATAAAAAGTATTTTCGATATTTTTAGATTTTGGTTTAAAAAAGACCAAATTAATGATACTAAGGTATACTTCTCAAACATGAGTGGTCGCTTTTTTTTCTTGATGATTTATTTCGTTTTTATACTTGTATTTTTTGGTTTTATGATAGATTTTAAAGATTACGACTTAGCAGGTTTAAATTTTGAAGTCTTATTCTTTATGAATCCATTGTTCAATTTTAGTCTAGCAAGTTTTCTAATGCGCGAAATATACTTATACAAATTTAATGATATAGAACTTAAACCTCACCATGTGCTATCCAGAGGCATTATCACGCTCCACCTATCTATAATCTTAGGGATATTTTTGTGGGCATTGATAACTATGAAATTTCAGTCTCTTGAGGCTTATGCAACTCTTTTTTCAATAGTTCCGTTTTTACTTTTCAAGATCTTTTTTGAAATTCAAGAGATTAAGTTTAATCATAAGCTGAGACAAAAAAGTAATTATTAA
- a CDS encoding Tex family protein, whose protein sequence is MSLISYVISQTQLPEVSIKNTIQLLNEDCTIPFISRYRKEATGNLDEVQIGDIVKYKEQFETLEKRKATILKALEEQEVLTAELKAKVNACQDSTTLEDLYLPYKKSRKTKAETARQNGLEPLAKIIMSQNNNDLESTSQRFVKGNISSSEDALEGARHIIAEWINERSDIRSNLRHQLERHAMISTKVVKSKISEENAQKFRDYFEWEEALNRIPSHRLLAILRAESEGFVRVKIDIDNERALNHINRKILKSQNDCADQIELAIVDAYKRLLFPSLSNEILQKAKDKADEAAISIFAKNLKQLLLGSPLGEKRVLAIDPGYKSGCKVVCLDEKGDLKHNENIYPHAPKNDQIGAMKKISFLVEAHKIDAIAIGNGTASRETEALVRKIRFNKDIQVFVVSEAGASIYSASKIARDEFPNYDVTVRGSVSIGRRLQDPLAELVKIDAKSIGVGQYQHDVDQTKLKKELDVVVENCVNAVGVNINTASHSLLSYVSGIGPKLAENIVNYRSEKGAFTSRNDIKNVSRLGDKAFEQGAGFMRIKDGENPLDDSAVHPESYSIIEQMAKDMSVSISELIGNKTILQQINLKNYITNSVGLLTLEDIIKELEKPSLDIREQAKVFTFNQNIKTINDLREGQLLPGIVNNITAFGCFVDIGIKESGLIHVSNLSDTFVKDVNEHVHLHQQIIVKVLDIDVTRKRIQLKLHTK, encoded by the coding sequence ATGTCTTTGATTTCATATGTTATTTCCCAAACACAATTACCAGAAGTTTCCATAAAAAACACCATTCAATTATTAAATGAAGACTGCACTATTCCTTTTATTTCCCGTTACCGAAAAGAAGCAACAGGAAACCTAGATGAAGTTCAAATTGGAGACATCGTAAAATACAAAGAGCAATTTGAAACTTTAGAAAAGCGAAAAGCAACAATCCTAAAAGCTTTAGAAGAACAAGAGGTTTTAACTGCGGAATTAAAAGCAAAAGTTAACGCCTGCCAAGACAGTACAACACTTGAAGATTTATATCTTCCTTATAAAAAAAGCAGAAAAACAAAAGCAGAAACTGCTCGTCAAAACGGATTAGAGCCTTTGGCAAAAATCATTATGTCCCAAAACAATAACGATCTAGAGTCTACTTCGCAACGATTTGTAAAAGGCAATATTTCTTCTTCGGAAGATGCTCTGGAAGGCGCAAGACATATCATCGCAGAGTGGATTAATGAGCGGTCAGATATAAGATCAAATCTTAGACATCAATTAGAGCGTCATGCCATGATTTCGACCAAGGTCGTAAAATCTAAAATTTCCGAAGAAAACGCACAAAAATTTAGAGATTACTTTGAATGGGAAGAAGCCTTAAACCGTATTCCCTCACACAGGCTCTTGGCAATTTTACGTGCTGAAAGCGAAGGTTTTGTTCGTGTAAAAATCGATATTGATAATGAACGCGCTTTAAATCACATAAATCGCAAAATCCTAAAGAGCCAAAATGATTGTGCAGATCAAATTGAATTGGCAATTGTAGATGCCTATAAGCGTTTGTTATTCCCATCACTAAGCAACGAAATCTTACAAAAAGCAAAAGACAAAGCAGATGAAGCTGCGATTTCCATTTTCGCTAAAAATTTAAAGCAGTTACTTTTGGGTTCCCCTTTGGGGGAAAAACGTGTTTTAGCAATAGATCCTGGATATAAATCTGGATGCAAAGTAGTTTGCTTAGATGAAAAAGGAGATTTAAAACATAATGAAAACATCTATCCTCATGCGCCAAAAAATGACCAAATTGGCGCCATGAAAAAAATCAGTTTTTTAGTTGAAGCCCATAAAATAGATGCCATTGCGATTGGTAACGGAACCGCATCTCGAGAAACTGAAGCTTTAGTTAGAAAAATAAGATTCAATAAAGACATTCAAGTGTTTGTAGTTAGTGAGGCTGGAGCAAGTATTTATTCGGCATCAAAGATTGCCCGTGATGAATTTCCTAATTATGATGTAACGGTTAGAGGATCGGTTTCTATTGGCAGACGTTTGCAAGACCCTTTGGCTGAGCTTGTAAAAATTGATGCCAAATCCATTGGTGTCGGGCAATACCAACACGATGTTGATCAAACTAAACTTAAAAAAGAATTAGATGTCGTTGTTGAAAATTGTGTAAATGCGGTCGGTGTTAATATCAATACTGCAAGTCATAGTTTATTGAGCTATGTATCTGGTATTGGACCAAAATTAGCAGAAAATATCGTTAATTATAGAAGCGAAAAAGGGGCTTTTACATCTAGAAATGACATTAAAAACGTTTCAAGATTGGGTGATAAGGCTTTTGAACAAGGCGCAGGTTTTATGAGGATAAAAGATGGTGAAAACCCGTTGGATGATTCTGCTGTTCACCCTGAAAGCTATTCGATTATCGAACAAATGGCGAAAGATATGAGTGTTTCCATTTCCGAATTAATAGGAAATAAGACCATTCTACAACAGATAAATTTAAAGAATTACATCACAAATTCTGTAGGATTATTAACACTTGAAGATATTATAAAAGAGTTGGAAAAACCTAGTTTAGATATTAGGGAACAGGCCAAAGTATTTACATTTAACCAAAATATTAAAACGATTAATGATTTACGTGAAGGCCAACTATTGCCTGGAATAGTAAATAACATCACTGCTTTTGGATGTTTTGTAGATATTGGAATTAAAGAAAGCGGATTGATTCATGTATCCAACCTATCAGATACTTTTGTTAAAGATGTGAACGAGCACGTGCACCTACACCAACAAATCATAGTCAAGGTTTTAGATATTGATGTGACTAGAAAGCGAATCCAGTTGAAATTACATACTAAGTAG
- a CDS encoding alkaline phosphatase family protein → MKKKNKVLLIGWDAADWKIIGPLLAKGEMPALKKLIDKGVYGNMSTMNPPYSPMLWSTVATGKTPDKHGVLGFLELMPDLKGIRPVTVLSRKSRALWNIFHNQGLKSNLIGWWPSFPAEPINGIVVSDTFQKANKDIRKPNPIPKGSVHPESYLDDIHDLRMFPHEVTEAHILPFIPKAGQINTEESKSLITFSKILAENVSVHSVATHAMQNSDWDFMAVYYDAIDHFCHAFMKFYPPKLKAIPDDIFDIFKDVISGAYRFQDMMLERMMALAGDDTTIIVMSDHGYESGNKRILEMPKYQAAPALEHRQFGIFVAAGPNIKKNEKVFGLGLIDVAPTILQMFNLPIGKDMDGKVALDIFENSKAPTYIDSWENVEGDFGEHFNSKDQEDSVLNDQETLEQLIELGYIDRPDENIETAILKTKCDLKHNLARVHMGKKDYEMAKAILLELINNHYPNYDEDDLKKVENKKQKHGIKIGESKIDIIPYYMDLLTISLDQEEFGKAEIYLTELRSRDKKFEINTYFSEAKILLSKNKVNQALKLLLKAKNNKPNGEVFFQLGKIYTRLNKFEDAKSAFQNALKFEIDNAKFHQALAVVLIRMDDYEEAAEHALTAIELVKYFPEAHYTLGEALEKLGDLDNAKKAYETAAAMKPKTHYRAEKAIENIEEKKFGSLNFNDKNTNKPYDNQIVIVSGLPRSGTSLMMQMLQKGGLDILTDSNRKADVSNPKGYLEYDPVMALHKDNSWLDKAQNKSLKVVAPLLKFLDPKYRYKVIFMTRDLNEVVKSQQKMIGRDTENLPIKLFQAYEKHLKQVEVWKKKEPGVELIYIDYKDAINNTQNTVKKIKSFVGKDLDENAMESSVDKSLYRNKV, encoded by the coding sequence AAATGCCAGCACTAAAAAAACTTATTGACAAAGGTGTTTATGGTAATATGAGTACAATGAATCCACCTTATTCTCCTATGTTGTGGTCAACCGTTGCTACTGGTAAAACACCAGATAAGCATGGTGTATTGGGCTTTTTGGAGTTAATGCCAGATTTAAAAGGGATAAGGCCTGTGACTGTTTTATCAAGAAAATCAAGAGCACTTTGGAATATTTTTCATAATCAAGGTTTAAAAAGTAATTTAATAGGTTGGTGGCCAAGTTTTCCCGCAGAACCAATAAATGGGATTGTTGTCTCAGATACTTTTCAAAAAGCAAATAAAGATATTCGAAAACCTAATCCTATTCCAAAAGGATCCGTTCATCCTGAAAGTTATTTAGATGACATACATGATTTAAGAATGTTTCCTCATGAGGTTACAGAAGCACACATATTACCTTTTATTCCAAAAGCAGGTCAAATTAATACAGAAGAAAGTAAAAGTTTAATCACTTTTAGTAAAATTCTAGCTGAAAATGTTTCGGTTCATAGTGTCGCAACTCATGCAATGCAAAATTCAGATTGGGATTTTATGGCAGTTTATTATGATGCCATAGATCATTTTTGTCATGCGTTTATGAAATTTTATCCTCCTAAGCTAAAAGCAATTCCAGATGATATATTTGATATTTTTAAAGATGTTATTTCTGGAGCTTACCGTTTTCAAGATATGATGTTAGAACGCATGATGGCTTTAGCGGGAGACGATACAACTATTATTGTAATGTCTGATCATGGTTACGAGTCTGGAAATAAACGTATTTTAGAAATGCCAAAATATCAGGCAGCACCAGCTTTAGAGCATAGACAATTTGGGATTTTTGTAGCAGCTGGACCAAACATTAAAAAAAACGAAAAAGTTTTTGGTTTGGGACTTATTGATGTCGCTCCTACAATACTACAGATGTTCAATTTGCCTATTGGTAAAGACATGGATGGAAAAGTAGCTTTAGATATTTTTGAAAATTCAAAAGCTCCAACATATATTGATAGTTGGGAGAATGTTGAAGGTGATTTTGGGGAACATTTCAATAGCAAAGATCAAGAAGATAGTGTTTTGAACGATCAAGAAACTTTAGAGCAGCTAATTGAATTAGGTTATATAGATAGACCAGATGAGAATATTGAAACCGCCATATTAAAAACAAAATGTGATCTCAAGCATAATCTTGCTAGAGTGCATATGGGCAAAAAGGATTACGAAATGGCAAAGGCTATTTTATTAGAGCTTATTAATAATCATTACCCTAATTATGATGAAGATGATCTAAAAAAAGTAGAAAATAAAAAACAAAAGCATGGAATAAAAATTGGTGAATCTAAAATAGATATTATTCCTTATTATATGGATTTATTAACTATTAGCTTAGATCAGGAAGAGTTTGGTAAAGCTGAAATCTACCTTACAGAGCTAAGAAGTAGGGACAAAAAATTTGAGATTAATACTTACTTTTCTGAGGCAAAGATTCTATTGAGTAAAAACAAAGTAAATCAAGCGCTCAAACTTCTTCTAAAAGCAAAAAACAATAAACCTAATGGAGAAGTATTCTTTCAATTGGGAAAAATTTACACAAGATTAAACAAATTTGAAGATGCTAAAAGTGCTTTTCAAAATGCGTTGAAATTTGAAATAGATAACGCAAAGTTTCATCAAGCATTGGCGGTTGTATTAATTCGAATGGACGATTATGAAGAAGCTGCTGAACATGCTCTTACTGCAATAGAACTTGTCAAATATTTTCCTGAGGCACACTATACGCTTGGTGAAGCTTTAGAAAAATTAGGAGATTTAGATAATGCAAAAAAAGCTTATGAAACAGCAGCAGCAATGAAGCCTAAAACGCATTATCGTGCTGAAAAAGCGATAGAAAACATTGAAGAAAAAAAGTTTGGCTCATTAAATTTTAATGATAAAAACACTAATAAACCTTATGATAATCAAATAGTAATTGTTTCTGGTTTGCCAAGATCTGGTACATCGCTTATGATGCAAATGCTCCAAAAAGGAGGATTAGATATTTTAACAGATTCAAATAGAAAGGCAGATGTTTCAAATCCAAAGGGTTATTTAGAATATGATCCTGTAATGGCTTTGCATAAAGATAATAGTTGGTTAGATAAAGCACAAAACAAATCACTTAAAGTTGTTGCACCATTATTAAAATTTCTAGACCCAAAGTATCGTTATAAAGTAATTTTTATGACAAGAGATTTAAATGAAGTTGTAAAGTCACAACAAAAAATGATAGGTAGAGATACTGAAAATTTACCAATAAAATTATTTCAAGCTTACGAGAAACATTTAAAACAAGTTGAGGTTTGGAAGAAAAAAGAGCCTGGTGTAGAATTAATATATATTGATTATAAAGATGCTATAAATAACACTCAAAATACGGTTAAAAAAATAAAGTCTTTTGTAGGAAAAGATTTAGATGAAAATGCAATGGAATCTTCTGTAGATAAGAGTTTATATAGAAATAAAGTTTAA
- a CDS encoding lipocalin family protein, whose protein sequence is MKQFITLCIAICFLSCGTSKTVRTSKKVIKGNWTLNNISYSEAGAFDVTLLNDSKKECFEGSDWQFIPNNNTGIYTISKSNCTTGPRYFNFTIQEVDEATGYYDFLLKPTNEKGKSESNVGFRLNLSNLSESNMQWQQTLTVEGEPFTITMNFTKTQ, encoded by the coding sequence ATGAAACAGTTTATAACATTATGCATAGCAATTTGTTTTCTTTCCTGCGGAACCTCCAAAACGGTTAGAACTTCAAAAAAAGTGATTAAGGGTAATTGGACACTTAATAACATTTCTTATAGTGAAGCAGGCGCTTTTGATGTGACCTTACTAAACGATTCAAAAAAAGAGTGCTTTGAAGGTAGCGATTGGCAGTTTATACCAAACAATAACACTGGTATTTATACCATATCAAAAAGCAATTGTACTACTGGACCACGATACTTCAATTTTACAATTCAAGAGGTAGATGAAGCAACAGGGTACTACGATTTCCTTTTAAAACCGACAAATGAGAAAGGAAAATCGGAAAGCAATGTTGGCTTTCGTCTTAATTTATCCAACCTTTCTGAAAGCAATATGCAATGGCAACAAACCCTCACTGTTGAAGGTGAGCCTTTTACAATAACTATGAACTTTACAAAAACCCAATAA
- a CDS encoding OmpA family protein → MKRYINKIAVVSLTLLLTISLTNCKAVDNANNKQKGAVIGATSGAILGAIIGNNVGKGGNGELGAVIGGVVGGGAGILIGNKMDKQAQKIEEEIPGATVERVDDGIVVTFDENSGVYFDTNKSNINSASQSTLNKLAGVFAEYPDTNILVVGHTDNTGADDYNMELSKDRAYSVTNYLTNKGLSSGRFTTNWFGETQPKYDNSTAEGRAKNRRVNVAILPNEQMIENAKKEAGN, encoded by the coding sequence ATGAAAAGATATATAAATAAAATAGCTGTAGTAAGTTTAACTTTACTACTCACAATAAGTCTTACCAATTGTAAGGCAGTAGATAATGCCAACAATAAGCAAAAAGGCGCTGTCATTGGAGCTACAAGTGGAGCCATCTTAGGGGCTATCATTGGTAACAATGTTGGAAAAGGCGGTAATGGAGAGTTAGGAGCTGTCATTGGCGGTGTTGTTGGTGGTGGTGCTGGTATTCTTATTGGAAACAAAATGGATAAGCAAGCTCAAAAAATCGAAGAAGAAATTCCAGGAGCTACAGTAGAACGTGTTGACGATGGTATCGTTGTTACGTTTGACGAGAACAGTGGTGTTTATTTTGACACTAATAAATCGAACATCAATAGTGCATCACAGTCAACTCTTAATAAATTAGCTGGTGTATTTGCAGAATATCCAGATACCAATATATTGGTAGTTGGACATACAGATAATACTGGAGCAGATGATTACAATATGGAATTATCTAAAGACAGAGCTTACTCTGTAACGAATTACTTGACAAATAAAGGATTATCTAGCGGAAGATTCACCACCAACTGGTTTGGTGAAACACAACCAAAATACGATAATTCTACTGCTGAGGGACGTGCTAAAAATAGACGTGTAAATGTGGCTATATTACCAAATGAACAAATGATTGAGAATGCTAAAAAAGAAGCTGGAAATTAA
- a CDS encoding META domain-containing protein → MKLIHINIVLALILLMSCNTKKEVKTNSSDSNTEIEITDNETSIEDIKWKLITFMGNNIADKNLHITFSSKDNKVYGNAGCNNFSGTYEVEEGFRLELSKLISTKMACPDMSIETEFLAILEKVDNYSINGTKMTLNKAKMAAYATFEAIK, encoded by the coding sequence ATGAAGTTAATACATATAAACATTGTTCTGGCGCTCATACTCTTGATGAGTTGCAACACAAAAAAAGAGGTTAAGACAAATTCAAGTGATTCTAATACTGAAATTGAAATCACAGATAACGAGACTTCAATTGAAGACATAAAATGGAAATTAATAACATTTATGGGAAATAACATAGCAGATAAAAATCTTCATATAACATTTTCATCAAAAGATAATAAAGTCTATGGCAATGCAGGTTGTAATAATTTTAGCGGAACATATGAAGTTGAAGAAGGTTTTCGATTAGAATTATCAAAACTTATCTCTACGAAAATGGCATGTCCAGATATGTCTATTGAAACTGAGTTTTTAGCTATTCTTGAAAAAGTAGATAATTATTCCATCAACGGAACTAAGATGACATTGAATAAAGCAAAAATGGCAGCTTATGCTACTTTTGAAGCTATAAAATAA
- a CDS encoding T9SS type A sorting domain-containing protein, with product MKKTTSSKFSEKIAKYGALTAAIAGVADASGQIGYTDIGPPDFVGGANLEYMLDLNNDGVNDFRIYNVNSIYSSYGYNYTLNNLFIEPLAASNEVLGSGGATYAYPFALNNGDSISDGSTGWYNNGFANGYQSLNYGSCDFGDWCNITDGYLGLRFDAGGGNIHYGWARLDVGAGGDVFTIKDYAWNQTVNESIIAGQQTLGIGENALNAIKIVALNKSIGLYNLPEATNYRLVNMTGKEVLNGKTSSEVFVIEANTISNGIYIIELTDANSKAVIRKKVII from the coding sequence ATGAAAAAAACTACTTCTTCTAAATTTTCTGAAAAAATTGCAAAATATGGTGCTTTAACTGCTGCCATAGCTGGTGTTGCAGATGCCAGTGGACAAATAGGCTATACAGATATAGGTCCTCCAGATTTTGTTGGTGGAGCTAATCTTGAGTATATGCTAGATTTAAATAATGATGGTGTAAATGATTTTAGGATTTATAATGTCAATTCTATCTACAGCTCTTATGGTTATAATTATACTTTAAACAATTTGTTTATAGAACCTTTAGCTGCCAGTAATGAAGTGCTAGGGTCTGGCGGAGCTACTTACGCTTATCCTTTTGCACTTAATAATGGTGATTCTATTTCTGATGGCTCTACTGGTTGGTATAACAATGGTTTTGCTAATGGTTATCAATCTTTAAATTATGGCTCTTGTGATTTTGGTGATTGGTGTAATATTACTGATGGCTACCTAGGACTTCGTTTTGATGCTGGAGGTGGTAATATCCACTATGGTTGGGCTAGACTTGATGTTGGAGCTGGTGGAGATGTTTTTACTATAAAAGATTATGCATGGAATCAAACTGTGAATGAGTCAATTATTGCTGGACAACAAACTTTAGGTATTGGAGAAAACGCATTAAATGCTATAAAAATAGTAGCTTTAAATAAAAGTATAGGATTATATAATTTACCAGAAGCAACTAATTATCGGTTAGTTAACATGACTGGAAAGGAGGTTTTAAATGGAAAAACTTCAAGTGAAGTATTCGTAATTGAAGCTAATACAATTTCTAATGGTATTTATATTATTGAATTAACAGATGCTAATTCTAAAGCAGTAATAAGAAAAAAAGTAATTATTTAA